Proteins encoded in a region of the Bombyx mori chromosome 23, ASM3026992v2 genome:
- the LOC101746451 gene encoding uncharacterized protein LOC101746451, whose protein sequence is MLIVHKATLNVSRAAVSPKIIEDYFIQLQNSTVGVPLGNIVNYDESNLADDPGKKKVLAKRGVKYPERVMNHTKSSTSLMLAASADGRLLPCYVVYKAAHLYNTWTTNGPPNCRYNRTSSGWFDGKIFEDWVETVALPYFNNKTGKKNLIGDNLSSHLSLDIIKKSKEQDVHFVFLPPNSTHLTQPLDVAFFRPMKNAWRDILFTWKKSEGRVLPTIPKNVFPKLLKKMLEKMEPNIKQNILAGFMKTGISPLNKEKVLNRLPGNHTIHEFSTEEKEAIDESVMSLLKEMRYGSQSTKTTNKKKQINVIPGKSVEGSDFIETDISSAYAVSNIEPNQQSKKIERGLNTTTNKNPTNTEKENLITQVTNLNTKGKVAQEQLKITKITILHNQSLVQVES, encoded by the exons ATCTAGGGCTGCAGTATCACCAAAAATTATAGAAGATTATTTTATACAGCTTCAAAATTCAACAGTGGGTGTACCTTTAGGTAACATTGTAAATTACGATGAATCTAACTTAGCTGATGACCCAGGAAAAAAGAAAGTTTTAGCTAAAAGAGGCGTCAAATACCCTGAAAGGGTTATGAACCACACGAAGTCGTCGACGTCACTTATGTTGGCTGCATCTGCTGATGGTAGATTGTTGCCTTGCTACGTCGTGTACAAAGCTGCCCATCTTTACAATACCTGGACTACAAATGGCCCCCCTAATTGTCGTTATAACCGCACTTCCTCAGGCTGGTTTGACGGCAAAATATTTGAGGATTGGGTGGAAACCGTGGCTCTTCCAtactttaacaataaaactggaaaaaaaaatttgataggAGATAACCTTTCTTCACACTTGTCATtagatatcataaaaaaaagtaaagaacaGGATGTACACTTTGTGTTTCTCCCACCAAACTCAACTCACTTAACgcagccgctggacgtagcctTTTTTAGGCCCATGAAAAATGCTTGGCGTGATATCTTATTCACATGGAAAAAATCTGAAGGACGCGTACTGCCCACAATACCAAAGAATGTTTTTCCTAAATTGCTTAAGAAGATGTTAGAAAAAATGGAaccaaatataaaacaaaatattttagctGGATTTATGAAAACAGGAATAAGTCCTCTGAATAAAGAAAAGGTACTGAATAGACTGCCAGGAAATCATACAATACATGAATTTAGTACGGAAGAAAAAGAAGCAATTGATGAATCAGTTATGTCATTATTGAAAGAAATGCGATATGGATCGCAAAGTACTAAAACTactaataaaaagaaacaaattaacGTTATTCCTGGAAAAAGTGTGGAAGGCAGTGACTTCATAGAGACCGATATTTCAAGCGCGTATGCAGTATCGAATATTGAACCAAACcaacaatcaaaaaaaattgaaagagGCCTAAATACAACCACCAATAAAAACCCAACAAATACGGAAAAAGAAAACCTAATAACACAAGtaacaaatttaaatactaaAGGAAAAG TCGCCCAAGAACAGCTAAAGATTACGAAAATAACTATTCTTCACAACCAAAGCCTGGTCCAAGTCGAAAGTTAG